A part of Melittangium boletus DSM 14713 genomic DNA contains:
- a CDS encoding vWA domain-containing protein, whose translation MTPHDTTLPETQRGPAEKLLELVLGGSAHLWHNRPGLDIQGVWYPAQGASEELVRRGTPVAPGLFVPAAVKLYRQLLDIYRLNTDLLAHFASYALTQTDWRDLKVATSALMLVQGHSGQPIREPDGSIAFHDDDLRAIGEAMLLHYERKSTRMLTPKAVLRVAELLETPEIARLNREAGFGDPAARKPPLGRWKVVATRWLRAREQNPALLQGLVKAGYKSTLQRIARKAGYKPLTQAFFEVLGWKQKQAATGHRTVGLAGLQLIKRERFDGLSEAEICERIEHEHLSFKEVVGRLPADVGLTPAILAALLPSLSNKDLLMMTPTLEALGLMADADIRARWEGAVRAASDQRALHIVKNVRGQELKAKLEEASDNAARAAVKEATAETDVRVMFLIDKSGSMQGAIKQSKEALTRILAGFPMDKLHVATFDTMGTVLKPKAASRTGVQHMLRGIEAGGGTVHGAGVHALHWAGVQMPGEAKLIVIVVGDEEGEDGAQLARTFRDCGYDVSALALIVSVAHSRGTSVRTCSTALRVPFSEVSVDQFEDPYQVPRVLKALLDAPVARGQAPVSGWVERVMRTPLLKVA comes from the coding sequence ATGACCCCCCACGACACGACCCTCCCCGAGACCCAACGCGGCCCGGCGGAGAAGCTGTTGGAGCTGGTGCTCGGCGGCTCGGCGCACCTGTGGCACAACCGCCCGGGCCTGGATATCCAGGGTGTCTGGTATCCCGCACAGGGCGCCAGCGAGGAGCTCGTGCGGCGCGGCACGCCCGTGGCGCCGGGCCTCTTCGTGCCCGCGGCGGTGAAGCTCTACCGCCAGCTGTTGGACATCTACCGGCTCAACACGGACCTCCTGGCGCACTTCGCGTCCTATGCCCTTACCCAGACGGACTGGCGCGACCTCAAGGTGGCCACGAGCGCGTTGATGCTCGTGCAGGGCCACTCGGGCCAGCCCATCCGCGAGCCGGACGGCTCCATCGCCTTCCATGACGACGACCTGCGCGCCATCGGCGAGGCCATGCTCCTGCACTACGAGCGCAAGTCCACGCGCATGCTCACGCCCAAGGCGGTGCTGCGGGTGGCCGAATTGCTCGAGACGCCGGAGATCGCCCGGCTCAACCGCGAGGCGGGCTTCGGTGACCCCGCGGCCCGCAAGCCGCCGCTCGGCCGGTGGAAGGTGGTAGCGACCCGGTGGTTGCGCGCGCGCGAGCAGAACCCGGCCCTGCTCCAGGGTCTGGTGAAGGCGGGATACAAGAGCACGCTCCAGCGGATCGCCCGCAAGGCGGGTTACAAGCCGCTGACGCAGGCCTTCTTCGAGGTGCTCGGCTGGAAGCAGAAACAGGCGGCCACGGGCCACCGCACGGTGGGGCTCGCGGGGCTCCAGCTCATCAAGCGCGAGCGCTTCGATGGACTGAGCGAGGCGGAGATCTGCGAGCGCATCGAGCACGAGCACCTGTCCTTCAAGGAGGTCGTGGGGCGGCTGCCCGCGGACGTGGGCCTGACGCCGGCCATCCTCGCGGCGCTCCTGCCGTCCTTGTCCAACAAGGACTTGTTGATGATGACGCCCACGCTCGAGGCGCTGGGATTGATGGCGGACGCGGACATCCGCGCACGCTGGGAGGGAGCGGTGCGGGCGGCGAGCGATCAACGGGCGCTGCACATCGTGAAGAACGTGCGGGGCCAGGAGCTCAAGGCGAAGCTGGAGGAGGCGAGCGACAACGCGGCGCGGGCGGCGGTGAAGGAGGCGACGGCGGAAACGGACGTGCGGGTGATGTTCCTCATCGACAAGTCCGGCTCCATGCAGGGGGCCATCAAGCAGTCCAAGGAAGCGCTCACGCGCATTCTGGCGGGCTTCCCGATGGACAAGCTGCACGTGGCCACGTTCGACACGATGGGCACGGTGCTCAAGCCCAAGGCGGCGAGCCGCACGGGCGTGCAGCACATGCTCCGGGGAATCGAGGCCGGCGGCGGCACCGTGCACGGAGCGGGAGTGCACGCGCTGCACTGGGCGGGAGTCCAGATGCCCGGAGAGGCGAAGCTCATCGTCATCGTGGTGGGTGACGAGGAGGGAGAGGACGGGGCGCAGCTGGCGAGGACCTTCCGCGACTGCGGCTACGACGTGAGCGCCCTGGCGTTGATCGTGAGCGTGGCCCACTCCCGGGGCACGAGCGTGCGCACGTGCTCCACCGCGCTGCGGGTGCCGTTCAGCGAGGTGTCGGTGGATCAATTCGAGGACCCGTACCAGGTGCCTCGCGTGCTCAAGGCGCTGCTGGACGCGCCCGTGGCCCGGGGGCAAGCCCCCGTGTCCGGCTGGGTCGAGCGGGTGATGCGCACGCCCCTGTTGAAGGTGGCGTGA